A window of Sulfurimonas gotlandica GD1 contains these coding sequences:
- a CDS encoding GGDEF domain-containing protein yields MRTKAKLLFIVAIMLLGLTTATIINISLNFRDYSIKSAIDKSKMTATIVKDGLTAHMVNGIMDKREYFLNQISANNEAVKSLWLVRSENVISQYGQGLNDETVRDEIDKKVLETGQTVREIIENSNDITLRVTIPYKATVNGGNTNCLTCHNVQRGDTLGAISMEFDISDMRTSGMLTILKILGINMLFLVIVLFLLNHYVTPYMKLFTCMQDGIKKAYSGDFTHKFETTVSGDGKNIVEQMNTLFTKMQETFGDIKYNLATFIPQGCVSSADPLHEAKTIINELSDVYKFKKTIELDASKAEVYTRIIDILILKYNLKKFALYEVNNVTHERTLFFSTGKDALICQEKVNKDASECRAYRTKSVTISTEFPNLCQVCLSEKQNYICIPFTINNDVSLSISITGDSPAEIEEITSYITSIKHYFEAAKPVIESQILMEKLKDTSLRDGMTGLYNRRFLEEVIDKIMHQATRSKETYSVLMLDVDFFKMVNDTYGHDVGDRVIVEIGKVLKDNIRDADLAIRYGGEEFVVMLHNASDEGTQEVASKIHSAFAALSFDVGTGEMMKKTMSIGISKFPKDGDTIWKCIKFADTALYVAKTTGRNKIVHYEKEMGESGELR; encoded by the coding sequence ATGAGAACAAAAGCAAAACTCCTCTTTATTGTAGCCATAATGCTCCTTGGTTTAACAACTGCAACAATAATAAATATATCATTAAACTTTAGAGACTATAGTATTAAAAGCGCTATAGACAAATCTAAAATGACAGCGACTATTGTTAAAGATGGCTTAACAGCTCACATGGTTAATGGAATCATGGATAAAAGAGAGTACTTTTTAAATCAAATCTCAGCAAATAATGAAGCAGTAAAATCTTTATGGCTTGTTAGAAGTGAAAATGTTATAAGCCAATACGGTCAAGGCTTGAATGATGAAACAGTAAGAGATGAAATTGACAAGAAAGTTCTAGAGACTGGTCAGACAGTAAGAGAAATTATTGAAAACTCAAATGATATTACACTGAGAGTTACCATACCTTATAAAGCAACTGTTAATGGCGGAAATACAAACTGTTTGACTTGTCATAACGTACAAAGAGGTGATACACTCGGTGCTATAAGTATGGAGTTTGATATTAGCGATATGAGAACTAGCGGAATGCTTACAATACTAAAAATACTTGGAATTAATATGCTATTTTTAGTAATTGTTCTTTTCCTATTAAACCACTATGTAACTCCATACATGAAACTTTTCACATGTATGCAAGATGGAATCAAAAAAGCATATAGCGGAGATTTTACTCATAAATTTGAAACAACTGTAAGCGGTGATGGCAAAAATATTGTAGAGCAGATGAATACACTATTTACAAAGATGCAAGAAACCTTTGGAGATATAAAATATAATCTAGCTACATTTATACCTCAAGGATGTGTCTCATCTGCAGATCCGCTACATGAAGCAAAAACTATTATCAATGAACTATCTGATGTCTATAAATTTAAAAAGACTATAGAGCTAGATGCTTCAAAAGCTGAAGTTTATACGAGAATTATCGATATATTAATACTAAAATATAATCTGAAAAAATTTGCATTATACGAAGTAAATAATGTAACTCATGAGAGAACACTATTTTTCAGTACTGGCAAAGATGCGCTTATCTGCCAAGAAAAAGTCAACAAAGATGCTTCAGAGTGTAGAGCATACAGAACTAAAAGTGTTACTATCTCTACTGAGTTTCCAAACTTATGCCAAGTATGTTTATCAGAAAAACAAAACTATATATGTATACCATTTACAATAAATAATGATGTTTCACTATCTATCTCTATTACCGGAGACTCTCCAGCTGAGATTGAAGAGATTACATCATATATTACAAGTATTAAGCACTATTTTGAGGCAGCCAAACCTGTTATAGAGAGCCAAATTCTAATGGAAAAACTAAAAGACACTTCACTTAGAGATGGAATGACTGGTCTTTATAATAGAAGATTTTTAGAAGAAGTAATAGATAAAATCATGCATCAAGCTACTAGATCAAAAGAGACTTACTCTGTACTGATGCTAGATGTTGACTTCTTTAAAATGGTAAATGATACTTACGGACACGACGTTGGCGATAGAGTAATCGTAGAGATTGGTAAAGTTCTAAAAGATAATATTCGTGACGCAGACCTGGCTATAAGATATGGTGGCGAAGAGTTTGTGGTAATGCTGCACAATGCAAGCGATGAAGGAACTCAAGAAGTTGCAAGTAAAATTCACTCTGCATTTGCTGCACTATCTTTTGATGTCGGAACTGGCGAAATGATGAAGAAGACTATGAGTATAGGTATCTCAAAATTTCCTAAAGATGGAGACACTATATGGAAGTGTATTAAGTTTGCAGATACTGCTCTATATGTTGCTAAAACAACTGGTAGAAATAAAATCGTACACTATGAGAAAGAGATGGGCGAAAGCGGTGAGCTAAGATAA
- the thiC gene encoding phosphomethylpyrimidine synthase ThiC has product MRSLWVEKRENDSVRTQMYYAKQGIITEEMEYVAKIEDLSPELVRSEIARGRLIIPANVNHTSLEPMAIGIASRCKINANIGSSAIASDVQGEVEKMQVSQHYKADTAMDLSTGGDLDEIRRAVIGASKIPIGTVPIYQILHDVGNKIEDLSIEVMLEVLERQAKQGVSYFTIHAGFLLETMPKIAKRKMGIVSRGGSLMAAWMMHYHRENPFYTAFDDILDICAKYDVSLSLGDSLRPGCLADASDDAQLGELKVLGELTLRAWEKNVQVMIEGPGHVPLNQIERNMKLQRELCHEAPFYILGPLVTDIAAGYDHISSAIGAAVGGWHGASMLCYVTPKEHLGLPNANDVREGIIAYKIAAHAADIARGRKGARDIDDAMSDARYGFDWEKQFELALDGERAREYHDETLPQDVFKEAEFCSMCGPKFCSYKITQNIMDNPEAIEQISRENKEREAAEAAKAIA; this is encoded by the coding sequence ATGAGAAGTTTATGGGTTGAAAAACGTGAAAATGATTCTGTAAGAACTCAAATGTATTATGCCAAACAAGGCATAATTACTGAGGAAATGGAGTATGTCGCAAAAATAGAAGACCTCTCTCCTGAGCTTGTAAGAAGTGAAATAGCCAGAGGCAGACTGATAATCCCTGCAAATGTTAATCACACATCGTTAGAGCCAATGGCGATTGGAATTGCATCTAGATGTAAGATCAATGCTAATATCGGTTCATCTGCTATAGCATCTGATGTTCAAGGTGAAGTAGAAAAAATGCAAGTATCTCAGCACTATAAGGCAGATACGGCAATGGATCTATCAACTGGCGGAGATTTAGATGAGATTCGTAGAGCAGTAATCGGTGCTTCTAAGATTCCTATCGGTACTGTGCCTATCTATCAAATTCTTCATGATGTTGGTAATAAAATAGAAGACTTGAGTATAGAAGTTATGCTTGAAGTATTAGAACGTCAAGCGAAACAAGGTGTTTCGTATTTTACTATTCACGCAGGTTTTTTACTTGAGACTATGCCAAAAATCGCAAAAAGAAAAATGGGAATTGTAAGCCGTGGTGGTTCACTAATGGCTGCATGGATGATGCACTACCATAGAGAAAACCCATTTTATACAGCTTTTGATGATATCTTGGATATCTGTGCAAAATATGATGTTTCACTTAGTCTTGGTGATTCTCTTCGTCCTGGTTGTTTAGCAGATGCATCTGATGATGCTCAGCTAGGCGAGCTTAAAGTTCTTGGCGAGTTAACTCTAAGAGCTTGGGAGAAAAATGTTCAAGTAATGATTGAAGGACCAGGTCACGTTCCTTTAAATCAAATTGAGAGAAATATGAAACTTCAACGTGAACTTTGTCATGAAGCACCGTTTTATATTCTTGGGCCATTAGTTACTGATATCGCTGCAGGATATGATCATATCTCTTCAGCTATAGGTGCTGCAGTTGGTGGATGGCATGGAGCTAGTATGTTATGTTATGTAACGCCTAAAGAGCACCTAGGTCTTCCAAACGCTAATGATGTACGTGAAGGTATCATCGCCTATAAAATTGCTGCTCATGCTGCTGATATAGCTCGTGGTCGTAAAGGTGCGAGAGACATTGACGATGCTATGAGTGATGCAAGATATGGTTTTGACTGGGAAAAACAGTTTGAACTAGCACTGGATGGTGAAAGAGCAAGAGAATATCATGACGAGACTCTTCCTCAAGATGTATTTAAAGAGGCTGAATTTTGTTCTATGTGTGGGCCTAAGTTCTGCTCTTATAAAATAACTCAGAACATCATGGATAACCCTGAAGCTATTGAGCAAATTTCAAGAGAAAATAAAGAAAGAGAAGCAGCTGAAGCTGCAAAAGCCATAGCTTAA
- a CDS encoding Mrp/NBP35 family ATP-binding protein yields the protein MTNEIVNSALSKVMYPGFTKDIVTFGFVNSIEVNGNDVSFNVEITSSAPEVAQQIIDDATAELKAVGASNVKCNINAPKMPEAPKPKSKNIAPQVKNFLMVSSGKGGVGKSTTSVNIAIALAAQGKKVGLLDADIYGPNIPRMMGVSDVKPEVNGNKVLPIKAYGIEMMSMGSLMEEGQSLMWRGAMIMKAIEQFLRDILWSELDVLVIDMPPGTGDAQLTLAQSVPVTAGLVVTTPQAVSIDDSRRSLDMFRKLNIPIAGIVENMSGFIAPDTGVEYDIFGKGTSGPMAKEFDTKIIAEIPIEPSIRTGGDEGKPITFVNPTSESAKRYMAAAESIWATIESVNAAGGASNESVQPTTPPGVSACSM from the coding sequence ATGACTAATGAAATTGTAAATTCAGCACTATCAAAAGTTATGTATCCTGGTTTTACTAAGGATATTGTAACTTTTGGTTTTGTTAATAGTATAGAAGTTAATGGAAATGATGTAAGTTTTAATGTAGAGATTACTTCAAGTGCTCCAGAAGTAGCACAACAGATTATTGATGATGCAACTGCAGAGCTTAAAGCTGTAGGTGCATCAAATGTTAAGTGTAATATCAATGCCCCAAAAATGCCTGAAGCTCCTAAACCAAAGAGTAAGAACATTGCTCCGCAAGTTAAAAACTTTTTAATGGTAAGTTCTGGCAAGGGTGGGGTTGGTAAATCAACTACATCTGTAAATATTGCAATTGCTCTTGCAGCACAAGGTAAAAAAGTAGGTCTATTAGATGCTGATATCTATGGTCCAAATATTCCTCGTATGATGGGTGTATCAGATGTTAAGCCAGAAGTTAACGGAAACAAAGTTCTTCCTATTAAAGCTTATGGTATTGAGATGATGTCTATGGGTTCACTGATGGAAGAAGGTCAGTCACTTATGTGGCGTGGTGCTATGATAATGAAAGCTATTGAGCAGTTCTTAAGAGATATCTTATGGTCTGAGTTAGATGTTTTAGTTATCGATATGCCTCCTGGAACTGGTGATGCTCAGCTTACTTTAGCTCAAAGTGTACCAGTAACTGCAGGATTAGTAGTTACAACTCCTCAAGCAGTTTCTATTGATGACTCTCGTCGTTCATTGGATATGTTTAGAAAACTAAACATTCCAATCGCTGGTATTGTTGAAAACATGAGTGGATTTATTGCACCAGATACTGGTGTTGAGTATGATATCTTCGGTAAAGGAACTTCTGGTCCAATGGCTAAGGAGTTTGATACTAAGATTATTGCTGAGATTCCAATCGAGCCAAGTATCAGAACTGGCGGAGATGAAGGTAAACCAATTACTTTTGTTAATCCAACTTCTGAGAGTGCAAAAAGATATATGGCAGCTGCTGAATCTATTTGGGCTACTATCGAGTCTGTTAATGCAGCTGGTGGGGCAAGTAATGAGTCAGTACAACCAACAACACCTCCAGGGGTATCAGCTTGCTCTATGTAG
- a CDS encoding putative quinol monooxygenase: MTITKRVTFIAKEGDEAKMKELLTAMVIPSKAEDGCILYDIYQYENNPRKFMAVETWRDEVALDGHKASAHYAVYKSSYEPFCDSKYSDELEILG, translated from the coding sequence ATGACAATTACTAAAAGAGTAACATTTATAGCAAAAGAGGGCGATGAAGCTAAAATGAAAGAGCTTTTAACTGCAATGGTAATCCCGAGTAAAGCAGAAGATGGATGTATTTTATATGATATCTATCAGTATGAAAATAACCCTAGAAAATTTATGGCAGTAGAGACTTGGAGAGATGAAGTAGCACTTGACGGTCACAAAGCATCTGCACACTACGCAGTATACAAATCAAGTTATGAGCCGTTTTGTGATAGTAAATATAGTGATGAACTAGAAATTTTAGGATAA
- the lsrK gene encoding autoinducer-2 kinase — protein MSYLMAIDAGTGSVRAIIFDTEGNQISVAQEEWTHLAEDGVPNSMSFDFKSNWKLVIGCIKKSLSSANLNGEDIIALSATSMREGIVLYDENGQELWAVANVDARAAKEVKHLKENFAGIEEEFYRASGQTFALGALPRIMWLKNNNPEVYEKVANISMIGDWILARLSGVIATDPSNGGTSGIFSLESRDWISEMATRVGLKDDIFPPCLEVGTLIGTVTKEASSETGLSMTTKVVMGGGDVQLGSAGLGVVELGDVAILGGSFWQQVVNIPSQTPPPKDMGIRVNPHVIAGQSQAEGITFFSGLVMRWFRDAFCEMEKLQAKEQGVDAYAILEEKASKVPVGSHGIIPIFSDSMKYGKWYHASPSFLNLSIDPEVCNRASMFRSLQENAAIVSSINLEKIKEFSSLEIDTIVFAGGASRGALWSQILADVTGCTIKIPRVTEATALGAAMAAGVGAEIYTSVADAAKKLVVWDKIYEPNMQNNKTYNELKIRFEKAYEAQLKLVDDNITTSMWKAPGL, from the coding sequence TTGAGCTATTTAATGGCGATAGATGCTGGAACAGGAAGTGTCCGAGCAATAATCTTTGATACAGAGGGAAATCAAATATCTGTAGCACAAGAAGAGTGGACGCATCTCGCAGAAGATGGTGTGCCAAACTCTATGAGTTTTGATTTTAAAAGTAACTGGAAACTCGTAATTGGGTGCATAAAAAAATCACTTTCGAGTGCAAACTTAAATGGCGAAGATATTATTGCTTTAAGTGCGACAAGTATGCGTGAAGGTATTGTCCTCTATGATGAGAACGGACAAGAGCTTTGGGCGGTTGCAAACGTAGATGCAAGAGCTGCTAAAGAAGTAAAACACCTTAAAGAAAATTTTGCTGGCATAGAAGAAGAATTTTATAGAGCATCTGGGCAGACTTTTGCACTGGGAGCACTTCCAAGAATAATGTGGCTCAAAAATAACAATCCTGAAGTTTATGAGAAAGTTGCAAATATTTCTATGATTGGAGATTGGATATTAGCTCGTCTTAGCGGTGTAATAGCGACTGATCCAAGTAATGGCGGAACCAGTGGAATCTTCTCTTTAGAGTCACGCGACTGGATAAGTGAGATGGCTACTAGAGTTGGACTTAAAGATGATATTTTCCCACCTTGCTTGGAAGTTGGAACACTTATTGGAACAGTAACTAAAGAAGCTTCATCTGAGACGGGACTATCCATGACTACAAAAGTTGTTATGGGTGGTGGAGATGTTCAGCTAGGAAGTGCTGGTTTAGGTGTAGTTGAACTTGGTGATGTCGCAATTCTAGGCGGTTCATTTTGGCAACAGGTTGTAAATATACCAAGTCAAACTCCTCCTCCAAAAGATATGGGTATAAGAGTGAATCCTCACGTAATTGCCGGACAGTCTCAAGCTGAGGGCATCACTTTTTTCAGCGGTTTAGTTATGCGCTGGTTCAGAGATGCTTTTTGTGAGATGGAAAAACTTCAAGCAAAAGAGCAGGGCGTAGATGCTTATGCAATTTTAGAAGAAAAAGCTTCTAAGGTTCCTGTAGGTTCTCATGGAATAATCCCAATTTTTTCAGACTCCATGAAATATGGAAAATGGTATCACGCAAGTCCAAGTTTTTTAAATCTAAGCATTGACCCAGAAGTTTGTAATCGTGCATCTATGTTTAGAAGTCTGCAAGAAAATGCGGCGATAGTCTCAAGTATAAATCTAGAGAAAATCAAAGAATTTAGTTCTCTTGAAATCGACACTATAGTTTTTGCAGGTGGAGCAAGTCGAGGTGCATTATGGTCTCAGATATTAGCTGATGTTACGGGATGTACAATAAAGATACCTCGTGTTACAGAAGCAACTGCACTTGGGGCTGCAATGGCCGCAGGTGTTGGAGCTGAAATCTACACCTCAGTGGCAGATGCAGCGAAAAAACTTGTTGTGTGGGATAAAATTTATGAGCCGAATATGCAAAACAATAAGACATATAATGAGCTTAAAATCAGGTTTGAAAAAGCTTATGAAGCACAACTAAAGTTAGTTGATGATAATATCACAACTTCAATGTGGAAAGCACCAGGCTTATAG
- a CDS encoding HD domain-containing protein, with product MDILLQIEDIIEKSGSDFELSKLFKAYINEYKASLPELFESSQGKDFLVKHTKKLDSIISLMYKTVLRRVFGNYLPMRSSIPVAIVALGSYGREQLCVHSDIDLLIVYEDVDGFNTQLIIEKLFYLALDSGLKLGHRVHETNDLFKASGEDITIRTSLMESRLITGSPFTWHATQKELNKIRLYNQKEFILAKIDEAQIRRKKYPTSMQPNIKESVGGLRDTQLLFWIAQTIYGVESLRDMSQKLFSDDEYKEYRVALELLFRVRSALHLITNKQEDRLILEHMPKVSQMLGFRNEQKMLTKVLHAQWRISNFTQIFVKKMVRPYIADISYVKKFKNNRLSRGIYLLEDRLFASYNLKIQPINTLLKLLISLPDKFHHFDAGFLNQMTYTRITHPLSKETYMLLKELLKKENMYSFLKLFYDAGILHELFSSFRKVLHLPQFDGYHHYPVDIHSIKCIESLENIEEPFIQGLHNELSDDERLLLKIVVLFHDTGKGRKQDHSEVGAKLVVPFANKLNLSEELIDRAVTLIKHHILMSSVAFKENIHNEKTLYKFMSNIRDAKNLKLLYILTYADIKGVGGNAYNAFNAKLLHDLYSSALEISQNSGRITDATKRITIEKRVKNSEEFKELPKLLQSKLLRIESNLFFFKHTPQDIVNIATKAKETKEYDFTIDAYKSLSIEIYRKVPLNVGYLLAALSHLDVASMEIFTLFDGIKYFKIEFIKNVDGNELIEVEEIVKNAFDMSRHVQMKEVHIHKKEVVIDCEHSLTHAEVSINTKNQIGLLAYIMECFEELGINIVTAKIHSTKHKVRDSFLMEKQNDICNNVEKIYELLTKGN from the coding sequence TTGGACATACTGTTACAAATAGAAGATATTATAGAAAAGAGTGGCTCAGATTTTGAGCTTTCAAAACTTTTCAAAGCCTATATAAACGAATACAAAGCTTCACTGCCAGAACTTTTTGAGAGTTCACAAGGTAAAGATTTTTTAGTTAAACATACAAAAAAACTAGACTCTATTATCTCTTTGATGTACAAGACAGTTCTAAGGCGTGTATTTGGCAATTATTTACCTATGAGAAGTTCGATTCCTGTTGCTATTGTAGCACTTGGAAGTTATGGACGTGAGCAGTTATGTGTCCATAGTGATATAGACCTTCTTATAGTTTACGAAGATGTAGATGGCTTTAATACGCAGCTAATAATAGAAAAGCTTTTTTATTTAGCTCTAGATTCTGGACTTAAACTCGGACATAGAGTACATGAGACAAATGACCTGTTTAAAGCTTCCGGTGAAGATATAACCATACGAACTTCACTCATGGAGTCACGCTTAATAACTGGTTCTCCTTTTACTTGGCATGCAACACAAAAAGAGCTCAATAAAATCAGACTTTACAATCAAAAAGAGTTCATACTTGCCAAAATTGATGAAGCCCAAATACGAAGAAAAAAATACCCGACTTCTATGCAGCCAAACATAAAAGAGAGTGTTGGAGGACTTAGGGACACTCAACTTCTCTTCTGGATAGCACAAACTATTTATGGCGTAGAGAGTTTAAGAGATATGAGTCAAAAACTTTTCTCTGACGATGAGTATAAAGAGTATAGAGTAGCATTAGAGCTTTTATTTCGTGTAAGAAGTGCTCTGCACCTCATAACAAATAAACAAGAAGACAGACTAATCTTAGAGCATATGCCAAAAGTCTCTCAGATGCTAGGATTTAGAAATGAGCAAAAAATGCTTACAAAAGTTCTTCACGCTCAGTGGCGTATAAGTAACTTCACTCAGATTTTTGTTAAAAAAATGGTCAGACCATATATTGCTGATATAAGTTACGTTAAAAAATTTAAAAACAATCGCCTGAGTCGTGGAATCTACCTTTTAGAAGATAGACTTTTTGCATCTTACAATCTGAAAATTCAGCCTATTAATACTCTTTTAAAACTTTTGATCTCACTGCCTGATAAATTTCACCACTTCGATGCCGGCTTTTTAAACCAAATGACATATACAAGAATAACGCATCCTCTAAGCAAAGAGACATATATGCTCTTAAAAGAGTTACTAAAAAAAGAGAATATGTACTCATTTTTAAAACTCTTTTACGATGCAGGAATCCTGCATGAACTATTCTCTAGTTTTAGAAAAGTTCTTCACCTTCCTCAGTTCGATGGTTACCATCACTACCCTGTTGATATTCACTCTATTAAGTGTATAGAATCATTAGAAAACATTGAAGAACCTTTTATACAAGGACTACACAATGAGCTTAGTGATGATGAGAGGCTTCTTCTTAAAATAGTTGTACTATTTCATGACACAGGCAAGGGTCGAAAACAAGATCATAGTGAAGTTGGGGCAAAACTTGTAGTTCCCTTTGCCAACAAATTAAACCTTAGTGAAGAGCTTATTGATCGAGCAGTAACGCTAATAAAACATCATATACTTATGAGTAGTGTAGCATTTAAAGAGAATATTCATAATGAAAAAACGCTCTATAAATTTATGTCAAATATCAGAGACGCCAAGAATTTAAAACTTCTGTATATTTTAACTTATGCTGATATAAAAGGGGTCGGAGGGAATGCATACAACGCTTTTAACGCTAAACTTTTACATGATTTATACAGCAGTGCTTTAGAAATTTCGCAAAATAGCGGAAGAATCACTGATGCAACTAAAAGAATAACAATAGAAAAACGTGTTAAAAACTCTGAGGAGTTTAAAGAGTTACCAAAACTTCTTCAATCAAAACTTCTTCGTATAGAATCAAATCTATTCTTTTTCAAACATACTCCACAAGATATTGTCAATATTGCAACAAAAGCTAAAGAGACTAAAGAATATGACTTTACTATAGATGCATATAAATCTCTTAGTATTGAAATATATAGAAAAGTTCCACTTAATGTTGGATATCTACTCGCAGCACTTAGTCACTTAGATGTTGCATCTATGGAGATTTTCACGCTATTTGACGGCATTAAATACTTCAAGATAGAGTTTATTAAAAATGTGGACGGAAACGAACTTATTGAAGTTGAAGAGATAGTGAAAAATGCATTTGACATGAGCAGACATGTACAGATGAAAGAAGTACACATTCATAAGAAAGAGGTAGTAATTGATTGTGAACACTCGTTAACACATGCTGAAGTTAGTATCAATACAAAAAACCAGATAGGACTACTAGCCTATATTATGGAGTGTTTTGAAGAACTTGGCATTAATATTGTAACAGCCAAGATTCACTCTACAAAACACAAGGTACGAGACAGCTTCTTAATGGAAAAACAAAATGATATATGCAATAATGTCGAAAAAATTTATGAACTATTAACAAAAGGCAACTGA
- the glmS gene encoding glutamine--fructose-6-phosphate transaminase (isomerizing): protein MCGIVGYLGEKNTKEILLEGLKELEYRGYDSAGIAVLQNGEFSNYKAIGKLVNLEEKTKDFVTSGFAVGIGHTRWATHGKPTELNAHPHLGESSYVVHNGIIENYALLKKELMADGVTFLSQTDTEVIVHQFEKNLKIEKSAFEAFAKTISELNGAYAILLTTKSQPKTIFFAKHGSPMLVGVNSDNEKFFASSDTPLIGHATDVNYFEDGDYGFVSSDEIAIFDKNNTKKEAKYSKLSQNKLSAQKEGYRFFMEKEIYEQSDVIADTLMGRLSDSEIIFDELDKELFNGINEIKLCACGTSYHSALSASYLFERYSKIKTSVEIASEFRYREPIMTQDTLFVVISQSGETADTLETLKMAKNAGLKTLVICNVDNSSMVRLADATILTRAGIEKGVASTKAFATQVTVFWMLTLYIAKLRNSLKEEEIIRQISLLREVPASVKVTDQMHEKLKRLSKRYLHGHGFFFIGRDIFFPLALEGALKLKEISYLHAEGYPSGEMKHGPIALADPELFTIALLPEHLHYEKSKSNVEELSARDSTICAISSIEFDKADDFIQISKCKDYMLEFFEMMIVVQLLSLEISVRLGNDVDMPRNLAKSVTVE from the coding sequence ATGTGTGGAATTGTTGGATATCTAGGCGAAAAAAATACTAAAGAAATTTTACTCGAAGGTCTTAAGGAGCTAGAGTATAGGGGTTATGACTCAGCAGGTATCGCAGTTCTACAAAATGGAGAGTTTTCAAACTATAAAGCTATAGGAAAACTTGTAAATCTAGAAGAAAAGACAAAAGACTTCGTAACTAGCGGCTTTGCTGTAGGCATTGGTCATACTCGCTGGGCTACACATGGAAAACCTACAGAGCTAAATGCACATCCACACTTAGGTGAAAGTTCTTATGTTGTTCATAACGGAATCATAGAAAACTATGCTTTGTTAAAAAAAGAACTAATGGCTGATGGAGTTACATTCCTAAGTCAAACAGATACTGAAGTAATAGTTCACCAGTTTGAAAAAAACCTAAAAATAGAAAAAAGTGCTTTTGAGGCATTTGCTAAAACTATCAGTGAACTAAATGGTGCTTATGCTATTTTGCTTACTACAAAATCCCAACCAAAGACTATATTTTTTGCAAAACACGGCTCACCAATGCTCGTCGGTGTAAATAGTGACAATGAAAAATTCTTTGCATCTTCAGATACTCCATTAATAGGTCATGCGACAGATGTAAACTACTTTGAAGATGGTGATTACGGGTTTGTAAGCTCTGATGAAATTGCTATATTCGACAAGAATAACACTAAAAAAGAAGCAAAATATTCTAAACTCTCTCAAAATAAACTATCAGCTCAAAAAGAGGGCTACCGCTTTTTTATGGAAAAAGAGATTTATGAACAGAGTGATGTAATAGCTGATACGCTTATGGGAAGACTAAGTGACAGTGAAATAATCTTTGATGAGTTGGATAAAGAATTATTCAATGGGATTAATGAGATAAAACTTTGTGCTTGTGGAACTTCTTATCACTCAGCTCTAAGTGCCTCATATCTATTTGAGAGATACTCTAAAATCAAAACTTCTGTTGAGATTGCAAGTGAGTTTAGATATAGAGAACCAATAATGACACAAGACACTCTTTTTGTAGTTATTTCACAAAGTGGAGAGACAGCTGACACTTTAGAGACACTAAAGATGGCTAAGAATGCTGGACTAAAAACATTAGTTATATGTAATGTTGACAATTCCTCTATGGTTAGACTAGCAGATGCGACAATACTAACACGTGCAGGAATAGAAAAAGGTGTAGCATCTACAAAGGCTTTTGCAACTCAGGTTACAGTCTTTTGGATGCTTACTCTTTACATTGCGAAATTACGTAATTCTTTAAAAGAAGAAGAGATTATTAGACAGATTTCACTACTTCGGGAAGTTCCTGCATCTGTAAAGGTAACAGATCAGATGCATGAAAAACTAAAGAGACTTTCAAAAAGGTATCTTCATGGGCATGGCTTCTTTTTTATTGGTAGAGATATCTTTTTCCCACTAGCATTAGAAGGGGCACTAAAACTAAAAGAAATTTCTTATCTGCATGCTGAAGGTTATCCAAGTGGAGAGATGAAACATGGGCCTATTGCTCTTGCTGATCCTGAACTTTTTACTATTGCCCTGCTTCCAGAGCACTTACACTATGAAAAATCAAAGAGTAATGTTGAGGAGTTAAGTGCTAGAGATTCCACAATATGTGCTATTAGTTCCATTGAATTCGATAAGGCTGATGACTTTATTCAAATATCAAAATGTAAAGACTATATGCTTGAATTTTTTGAGATGATGATTGTTGTTCAACTACTCTCATTAGAGATTTCCGTGAGACTTGGAAATGATGTAGATATGCCAAGAAATTTAGCAAAAAGCGTGACAGTTGAATAG